Proteins encoded in a region of the Sulfurimonas marina genome:
- a CDS encoding ABC transporter substrate-binding protein, with protein MMKALLILCLFVLSLHGNLTEEKELEKISLQLHWKYQFEYAGFIAAKEKGFYKDVGLDVEFLEYNKGIDIEEAVLRGKATYGIYNSSTMIDYLRGKPIKLVASFFKRAALVLITKPNIKSPEDLKGKTIMAAAKKDFLLNFKPFLDVYGISVDDMRLVPHTYSIDDFMSSKVDGMTAFVSDQVYKLDNEGIKYNILDPSNDNLFVLQMELFTTDNEVKNHPKRVLDFRNASIKGWQYALSHKKELVEIIHKKYAPNISKSDLLDEAKGIEKLILPYTYDIGSIDKNFLSKQMEFFKKEYKLDPSKDLSNFVFNYEYIDKSLCLTSKEKEYIKKHPVIDVCIHNEQFPIDGIDKGKMTGVMSDIFNDISQTTSLSFRAIASKSHKELNQKLRRGECQILSIYATSSKDHPTVEPTQPFMNIHFTLLGTLDKSFVIHPDNLEGKKIVVQMESYKNYLLSLYPHLDIVVENDKNKMVKMVLSSKVHALAALDFQADYLIDKYGYGKLKITGFLAKNHPISTSIGIQKDEPVLASIIGKGLAKISQDRIDNILNEWRITRYHQSINYSLVIATVIIMGLILLVMIYYQRKLKNFNKELENQVAEQTKLLREYNHSLEETVEEKAQELIKKDELLTMQSKQAVMGEMISMIAHQWRQPLNTITLQISNMQLKYLMEEKLDKDEVIKTFEAINSTILYLSETIDDFKTYFRKDKELVDVSLKELIEKALNLIRPRLKDVQVHLYIAENIRAKVYFNELVQVVLNILNNAIDAYDTCKTCSKEIHISVKQKENMNVIHIEDNAGGIKEAHLEKLFEPYFSTKGKNGTGLGLYMSQMIIEKQFGGFLKVDTYDDKTNFKIYLPITYPVSP; from the coding sequence ATGATGAAAGCTTTATTGATTTTGTGTTTGTTTGTACTCTCTTTACACGGAAATCTTACGGAAGAGAAAGAACTTGAAAAAATTTCTTTGCAACTGCATTGGAAGTATCAGTTTGAATATGCAGGTTTTATTGCTGCAAAAGAGAAAGGTTTTTATAAAGATGTAGGCTTGGATGTTGAATTCCTGGAATACAACAAAGGGATTGATATTGAAGAAGCTGTGCTGCGGGGTAAGGCTACTTACGGTATCTATAACTCATCAACTATGATAGATTATCTTAGAGGAAAACCTATAAAGCTAGTCGCATCTTTTTTTAAACGCGCCGCCTTGGTTTTGATCACAAAGCCAAATATTAAATCCCCAGAGGATTTAAAAGGTAAAACAATTATGGCTGCTGCAAAAAAGGATTTTCTCTTAAACTTTAAACCCTTTTTAGATGTCTACGGTATTAGTGTTGATGATATGAGATTAGTACCCCATACATATTCTATAGATGATTTTATGAGCTCTAAAGTGGACGGCATGACAGCTTTTGTATCTGATCAGGTATATAAGTTGGATAATGAGGGGATAAAATACAACATATTAGATCCGAGTAACGATAACCTTTTTGTGTTACAAATGGAACTTTTCACGACCGACAATGAAGTAAAAAATCATCCAAAAAGAGTGCTTGACTTTAGAAATGCATCTATTAAAGGGTGGCAGTATGCTTTGAGTCATAAAAAAGAGTTAGTTGAGATTATTCATAAAAAGTATGCCCCAAATATTTCCAAAAGCGATCTTTTAGATGAAGCAAAAGGGATTGAGAAACTTATTCTTCCATATACGTATGACATAGGCTCTATAGATAAAAACTTTTTAAGTAAACAGATGGAGTTTTTTAAAAAGGAGTATAAGCTCGATCCCTCTAAAGACCTTTCAAACTTTGTTTTTAACTATGAGTATATAGATAAAAGTTTATGTTTAACTTCCAAGGAGAAAGAGTATATAAAAAAACATCCTGTTATTGATGTATGTATACATAACGAGCAGTTTCCTATTGATGGGATAGATAAAGGAAAAATGACGGGTGTAATGTCAGATATATTCAACGATATTTCTCAGACGACATCTCTTAGTTTTAGGGCAATTGCCAGTAAGTCACATAAGGAGTTAAACCAAAAACTAAGAAGAGGTGAGTGTCAAATTCTCTCAATTTATGCAACAAGCAGTAAAGACCATCCGACTGTAGAACCAACTCAACCTTTTATGAATATCCATTTTACCCTCCTTGGTACACTTGATAAATCTTTTGTCATACATCCGGATAATCTTGAGGGAAAAAAGATCGTTGTTCAGATGGAATCGTATAAAAACTATCTGCTCTCGTTATATCCCCACCTTGATATTGTTGTAGAAAACGATAAAAACAAGATGGTTAAGATGGTACTTTCATCGAAAGTTCATGCACTTGCAGCCTTAGATTTTCAAGCAGATTACCTGATCGATAAATATGGATACGGGAAGTTAAAAATTACCGGCTTTCTAGCTAAAAATCATCCAATCTCGACAAGTATAGGTATACAAAAAGATGAACCTGTTTTAGCTTCTATTATTGGAAAAGGTTTAGCTAAAATCTCTCAAGACAGAATAGATAATATTCTTAATGAATGGAGAATTACAAGGTATCATCAAAGTATAAATTATTCCCTTGTTATTGCAACTGTTATTATTATGGGACTCATCTTACTGGTGATGATCTATTACCAAAGAAAGCTGAAAAATTTCAATAAAGAGCTTGAAAATCAAGTTGCTGAGCAGACAAAGCTCTTAAGGGAATATAACCATTCATTAGAGGAGACTGTTGAAGAAAAAGCACAAGAGCTGATCAAAAAAGATGAGCTATTAACTATGCAGTCTAAACAAGCTGTGATGGGTGAGATGATCTCTATGATAGCCCATCAGTGGAGACAACCGCTTAATACTATTACACTTCAAATATCAAATATGCAGCTCAAATACCTGATGGAAGAGAAACTTGATAAAGATGAGGTGATTAAAACATTTGAGGCTATAAACTCTACTATTCTCTACCTCTCTGAGACTATAGATGACTTTAAAACATACTTTCGAAAAGATAAAGAGTTGGTTGATGTGAGCTTAAAAGAGCTGATTGAAAAAGCATTGAATCTAATTCGTCCTAGATTAAAAGATGTGCAGGTGCATCTGTATATTGCAGAGAATATACGTGCTAAAGTCTATTTTAATGAGCTTGTACAAGTGGTACTTAACATTTTAAATAATGCAATAGATGCATATGATACATGCAAAACATGTTCAAAAGAGATACATATCTCGGTAAAACAAAAAGAGAATATGAATGTGATCCATATTGAAGACAATGCAGGGGGAATAAAGGAAGCACACTTAGAAAAGTTGTTTGAACCTTATTTTAGTACAAAAGGGAAAAATGGAACGGGGCTGGGACTCTATATGTCCCAGATGATTATAGAAAAACAGTTTGGAGGTTTCTTAAAAGTTGATACCTATGATGACAAAACAAATTTTAAAATTTATCTGCCTATAACTTACCCTGTTTCACCATAG
- a CDS encoding (2Fe-2S)-binding protein, whose product MIDPNTEICICNSLTAKDIAECIKKNNFQTIKEVFENDVCPMGDKCESCHDEGFNNDGINIPLVFSMVKQGKL is encoded by the coding sequence ATGATCGATCCAAATACGGAAATTTGTATATGTAACTCTTTAACTGCTAAAGATATAGCAGAGTGTATCAAAAAGAATAACTTTCAAACGATTAAAGAAGTTTTTGAGAATGATGTTTGCCCTATGGGTGACAAGTGTGAATCTTGTCACGATGAGGGTTTTAACAACGATGGGATAAATATCCCATTAGTCTTTTCTATGGTGAAACAGGGTAAGTTATAG
- the dsbD gene encoding protein-disulfide reductase DsbD: MKFFLKLMLVFLSFATLVNGAGFLMPDQAFQPYAKVNEKMEIEAGITLGEEIYLYEKQLKMELLNSKDVSIKNIQKPTPVEHHGDAVYLDSPKYTLTLQDTSSNPGVKDIKLKISYQGCSEQGLCYEPYSKEFDLQVDTSKLSRESAAKEEPKAETAEKSETDLISDTIKNSGFFVILATFFVFGILLSLTPCVFPMIPIISGVIISQGEGLTTRKAFVLSVVYVLAMAIAYTIAGVLAGLFGSNLQAALQTPWVVYSFAGVFVALAMSMFGFYELKLPDAIVSRVSQNSSKTGFIGVAIMGFLSALIVGPCVAAPLAGALVYIGQTGDALLGAAALFSMSIGMGLPLILVGVSAGKFMPKPGAWMTMVNATFGVIMLAVAIWMLEKVIPADVAILLYGLLGLSFALYLGAFNNEGHIFKRSVAVILFIYSLTLFLSFLAGKASLTKPLEFLAGKSVASQVIQSEELHFEVITSIAELDAVLEQNKGKKIMLDFSAEWCVACKEFDEITFRDPSVISELKDFVLVRADVTANDENTKALNKKYGVFGPPVLIFFDEELNPINAKTIVGFTEPQKFLTHLKTVY, encoded by the coding sequence ATGAAATTTTTTCTAAAACTTATGCTTGTTTTTCTCTCATTTGCCACTCTTGTAAACGGTGCAGGTTTTTTAATGCCTGATCAAGCGTTTCAACCATATGCAAAAGTAAATGAGAAGATGGAGATCGAAGCTGGAATTACTCTCGGTGAAGAGATCTATCTTTATGAAAAACAATTAAAAATGGAACTTCTTAACAGCAAAGATGTTTCAATCAAAAACATTCAAAAACCTACACCTGTAGAGCATCACGGTGATGCAGTATATTTGGATTCACCTAAATATACCCTCACACTACAGGACACTTCATCTAATCCGGGTGTAAAAGATATAAAACTAAAAATCTCTTACCAAGGGTGTTCGGAACAGGGTTTATGTTACGAGCCCTACTCTAAAGAGTTTGATCTGCAGGTTGATACTTCTAAACTATCTAGAGAATCAGCAGCAAAAGAGGAACCTAAAGCTGAAACAGCTGAAAAGTCTGAAACAGACCTAATCTCAGATACTATCAAAAACAGCGGATTTTTTGTAATACTCGCAACGTTTTTTGTATTTGGGATACTACTTTCTCTGACACCGTGTGTATTTCCTATGATCCCGATTATTTCCGGTGTTATCATCTCTCAAGGAGAAGGTTTAACAACTAGAAAAGCGTTTGTACTTTCTGTTGTATATGTACTAGCAATGGCAATTGCATACACGATCGCAGGTGTTTTAGCTGGACTGTTTGGTTCAAACCTCCAAGCAGCACTGCAGACTCCATGGGTAGTATACTCGTTTGCAGGTGTTTTTGTAGCCCTTGCAATGTCTATGTTTGGGTTTTATGAACTAAAACTTCCAGATGCAATTGTTTCAAGAGTGAGCCAGAACTCATCTAAAACCGGTTTTATCGGTGTCGCTATTATGGGATTTTTATCTGCTTTAATCGTAGGACCTTGTGTTGCAGCTCCACTTGCAGGTGCTCTAGTATATATTGGTCAAACAGGAGATGCACTTTTAGGTGCTGCAGCTCTGTTTAGTATGAGTATCGGTATGGGTCTTCCTCTTATTTTAGTAGGTGTGAGTGCAGGTAAGTTTATGCCGAAACCTGGAGCTTGGATGACTATGGTAAACGCTACTTTCGGCGTTATCATGCTGGCAGTTGCTATCTGGATGCTTGAAAAAGTGATTCCGGCTGACGTTGCTATTCTTCTGTATGGATTATTAGGTCTTAGTTTTGCTCTGTATCTAGGTGCATTTAACAATGAGGGGCATATCTTTAAACGCAGTGTTGCCGTTATCCTTTTTATCTATTCTCTTACCCTCTTTTTAAGCTTTTTAGCGGGCAAAGCGAGTTTAACAAAACCACTTGAGTTTTTAGCGGGCAAAAGTGTTGCCTCTCAAGTAATTCAGAGTGAAGAGCTTCACTTTGAGGTTATCACTTCAATAGCTGAGTTAGATGCTGTTTTAGAACAGAACAAAGGGAAAAAAATCATGCTGGACTTCTCTGCTGAGTGGTGTGTAGCGTGTAAAGAGTTTGATGAGATCACTTTTAGAGACCCTTCTGTAATTTCTGAGCTTAAAGATTTTGTTTTAGTGCGTGCAGATGTAACTGCAAACGATGAAAATACAAAAGCATTAAATAAAAAATATGGAGTATTCGGTCCTCCGGTACTCATCTTTTTTGATGAAGAGCTCAACCCTATAAACGCTAAAACAATAGTAGGTTTTACTGAGCCTCAAAAATTTTTAACACACCTTAAAACTGTTTACTAG
- the lpxB gene encoding lipid-A-disaccharide synthase has translation MKLLVSALEHSANVHLTSLKKELGDDVEFIGIFDKKLGNPIIDLQSLAIMGIVDALKKLRFFFKLADQMVELSADADKVLLIDSSGFHLPLAKKIKKRYPDKEIIYYILPQAWAWKKKRIPVLAKTIDKLASILPFEPSYYPKEANIEYVGHPLLDQITVFNEQLSSKVNSIAYLPGSRKSEIRRLMPIFREVIAELNIPATLVIPKHFSQEEVKELYGDLSDITVSHDTHTTLHDVDFAFICSGTATLEASLIGTPFILVYKAKALDYFIGSRLVKLDYVGLGNILLQKYNNTSLHPEFLQDEVTKENLLESFHNYKRDNFLQNSKLLREYLGHGSSKRVAQIIKQ, from the coding sequence ATGAAACTACTAGTATCTGCACTTGAGCATTCTGCAAATGTGCATCTTACATCACTAAAAAAAGAGCTTGGCGATGATGTCGAGTTTATCGGTATCTTTGACAAAAAACTGGGTAACCCGATCATAGACTTACAATCACTCGCCATTATGGGGATCGTTGATGCGCTAAAAAAACTGCGTTTCTTCTTTAAACTTGCAGATCAGATGGTTGAACTCTCAGCTGATGCCGATAAGGTACTTTTGATCGACTCTTCCGGTTTTCATCTCCCCCTTGCAAAAAAGATCAAAAAGAGATATCCCGATAAAGAGATCATCTACTACATCCTTCCGCAAGCTTGGGCATGGAAGAAAAAAAGAATTCCCGTATTGGCTAAGACAATAGACAAACTTGCGTCTATCTTGCCTTTTGAGCCTTCGTACTATCCAAAAGAGGCAAATATAGAATATGTAGGACATCCGCTGCTTGATCAGATCACTGTTTTTAACGAGCAACTCTCTTCGAAGGTAAACTCTATAGCTTATCTTCCGGGAAGCAGAAAAAGTGAGATCAGAAGATTGATGCCGATTTTTCGTGAAGTGATCGCAGAATTAAACATTCCTGCAACCCTTGTAATTCCAAAACATTTTTCACAAGAAGAAGTGAAAGAGCTTTATGGTGATTTGAGCGATATAACTGTTTCACATGATACACATACAACACTGCACGATGTTGATTTCGCATTTATATGCAGCGGGACGGCAACACTTGAAGCTTCTTTAATCGGCACTCCGTTTATCCTCGTCTATAAAGCAAAAGCACTTGATTATTTCATCGGCAGCAGACTTGTAAAACTTGACTATGTAGGGCTAGGAAATATTTTACTCCAAAAGTACAACAATACTTCTTTGCATCCTGAATTTTTGCAAGATGAAGTAACAAAAGAGAATTTACTGGAAAGTTTTCATAACTATAAAAGAGACAACTTTTTACAAAATTCAAAACTGCTTAGGGAATATCTTGGACATGGATCTTCCAAAAGAGTAGCACAAATCATAAAACAATAA
- a CDS encoding c-type cytochrome has protein sequence MRFILLIFLLSSFLFGKTPYEKGKELYMQKGCFTCHGHKAEGIQRAPFLANRSKGFLSYKLKRFRSGKADTQAQEIMISFTSDLSDEDIDNLTTFFENYHDEANGERYDDSYQTWGDGGS, from the coding sequence TTGCGTTTTATACTACTAATTTTTTTACTTTCTTCTTTTCTTTTCGGGAAAACTCCTTACGAGAAAGGAAAAGAGCTTTATATGCAAAAAGGGTGTTTCACTTGCCATGGTCACAAAGCTGAAGGGATTCAACGTGCTCCGTTTCTTGCAAACCGTTCAAAAGGTTTTCTAAGCTATAAACTCAAACGTTTTAGAAGCGGAAAAGCAGATACCCAGGCACAAGAGATTATGATCAGTTTTACAAGCGATCTTAGCGATGAAGATATCGACAACTTAACAACTTTTTTCGAAAATTATCATGACGAAGCAAATGGTGAACGTTATGACGACAGTTATCAAACATGGGGAGACGGCGGTTCATGA
- a CDS encoding dihydroorotase, translating to MVITNAKVYDVDGCKELDVKIVDGKIVELGTSLTDEEIIDAKGAYLLPALVDKNVSLLDATLNAKNINAIAAEAKKGGVGRVVLNPHSTPAIDNEIVLEYAKNSIKDIDDVQIDLMLNTLQDDLSLSNIAILLKKGASSPYMSTIAKNNIAIKIAEYVKMYDTTLHCKAEDNSLIHSGVMFDGDVSSNLGLSGIPELSEVLHVSRMIEIARYFDIKILFKSIASPRSIELISKAKQEGVQVSCEVSIHHLMRCDESCRDFNTIAKINPPLASKDDMHKLQELLRNGEIDRLTTLHQPNSPVNKEVAFDDAAYGCSALGDALPLYYTKLVKTEMIDMETLLKLTTDNGKIEVGASAELVLFDPTQSYTVNNVDSLYNFEELFGIVTPL from the coding sequence ATGGTTATAACAAATGCAAAAGTGTATGATGTTGACGGTTGTAAAGAGTTAGATGTAAAGATCGTCGACGGTAAGATCGTTGAACTTGGAACATCTTTAACGGATGAAGAGATAATAGACGCAAAAGGTGCATATCTTCTTCCTGCATTAGTAGATAAAAACGTAAGTCTGCTTGATGCTACACTTAATGCAAAAAATATCAATGCAATAGCGGCAGAAGCAAAAAAAGGCGGAGTGGGCAGAGTTGTACTTAACCCTCATTCAACTCCTGCAATTGATAATGAAATTGTTTTAGAATATGCGAAAAACAGTATTAAAGATATTGACGATGTACAAATTGATCTTATGCTTAACACTTTACAAGATGATTTAAGCCTTTCAAACATCGCTATACTTTTGAAAAAAGGTGCATCATCACCATATATGAGCACAATTGCGAAAAACAATATTGCTATTAAGATCGCAGAATATGTAAAGATGTACGACACTACACTTCATTGTAAGGCTGAAGACAACTCATTGATCCACTCAGGTGTTATGTTTGACGGAGATGTGAGTTCAAACTTAGGCCTCTCAGGTATTCCAGAACTTAGTGAAGTATTACACGTTTCAAGAATGATTGAGATCGCAAGATATTTCGATATCAAAATCCTTTTTAAATCTATCGCATCACCTAGAAGTATAGAACTTATCTCAAAAGCAAAACAAGAGGGTGTACAGGTTTCTTGTGAGGTTTCTATCCACCACCTTATGCGTTGCGATGAGTCATGTAGAGATTTTAATACGATCGCAAAAATTAATCCGCCGCTTGCCTCAAAAGATGATATGCATAAATTGCAAGAACTTCTTAGAAATGGTGAGATCGATAGACTTACAACACTGCATCAGCCAAACTCACCTGTAAACAAAGAGGTTGCTTTTGACGATGCAGCATACGGATGTTCAGCTCTTGGAGATGCATTGCCTCTATACTATACAAAACTTGTAAAAACTGAGATGATCGATATGGAGACACTTTTAAAGCTGACTACCGACAATGGTAAAATCGAAGTAGGAGCTTCAGCAGAGCTTGTGTTATTTGACCCGACACAGAGCTATACTGTAAATAACGTGGACTCTTTATATAACTTCGAAGAGCTTTTTGGAATCGTCACACCACTTTAA
- a CDS encoding EAL domain-containing protein, with amino-acid sequence MTNINKSLYLIAITAITFFMLNELSSLWFGIEKEKEAIYQKDKTVLDNLMKAQLENVKILSDLLSSNEFVIKGYEENDPEIIRRYISPIWNKVRHEKLTYEIHFFKPPAISFVNFSNFNTIGNDVSDVRADIQWVTTSFKPSTHLLMCKSYAGLRATEPIFDKYGNILGGLSLGKKIDWIPNVLKENSEHDSFLVYERNATNTLVQKYYNSFIEDKEIIGNYILADRTINIPAEKIEQIDFKKKIQKIELNEKTYYLNIYPIVDFNKNTMGYVCTLTTLDQFFEKFEIDLLKSFLLIFGTAFIIFYLTRRRTNTILKKISFIKQLTNKIKNKDFTRLHEIPLAKNDNSLWELQNNIITMGLELEKSYNFLKEENKEKDQKLFEQFYYDALTKLPNRNKLFEDLKFDPRSFIALLDIKDFKQINDVFGFEIGNLVLEQVTKTSLTEITGYYYNIYRIGSDRFIIKNNVLMEQEDFIEFIQKIMNSIENDTIHTDDDISVSIEMYAGICFDKESKLAKAEMALTKAKRQSKDYVVYNENDTEKTLHSQNLNTINKIKTAVENDNILVYFQGIVNKNEKIRKYEALVRLQDGDTVLSPYFFLDIAQKTKYYPSITKAVITKTFEQFEDKEFLFSINLSASDILNEETNRFIKQQLRDSHHANNAVFEILESEEIYNLQDVQNFLQEIKHLGAKIAIDDFGTGYSNFSHLLNIEPDFLKIDGSLIKNIDTDLRAQQVVKSIITFAKESDIKTIAEFVHSQDVFEVCKELGIDEFQGYLFSEPSPTI; translated from the coding sequence ATGACTAACATAAACAAATCACTTTATCTGATTGCCATCACGGCAATCACTTTTTTTATGCTTAATGAACTCTCATCCTTATGGTTTGGGATAGAAAAAGAGAAAGAGGCTATCTATCAAAAAGACAAAACTGTCTTAGACAACCTGATGAAAGCTCAACTTGAAAATGTTAAAATCCTCTCAGATCTTTTATCTTCAAACGAGTTTGTTATCAAAGGGTATGAAGAGAATGATCCTGAGATAATAAGAAGATATATTTCCCCAATTTGGAATAAAGTGCGTCATGAAAAACTGACATATGAGATCCATTTTTTCAAACCCCCGGCCATCTCTTTTGTAAACTTTTCAAACTTTAACACTATTGGAAATGATGTTTCTGATGTCAGAGCAGACATACAATGGGTTACAACTTCATTTAAACCGAGTACCCACCTATTGATGTGTAAATCTTACGCAGGACTTCGTGCGACTGAACCTATCTTTGACAAGTACGGAAATATTCTCGGTGGTTTGTCATTAGGGAAAAAAATTGACTGGATTCCTAATGTTTTAAAAGAGAATTCAGAGCATGACAGTTTTTTAGTTTATGAGAGAAATGCTACAAATACCCTTGTACAAAAATACTACAATAGCTTCATAGAAGATAAAGAGATCATCGGTAACTACATCTTGGCTGATCGAACGATCAACATCCCTGCAGAGAAAATTGAGCAGATAGACTTTAAAAAGAAGATTCAAAAGATTGAACTCAATGAAAAAACATATTATCTCAATATCTACCCTATCGTAGATTTCAACAAAAACACGATGGGATATGTATGTACACTCACTACCTTAGATCAGTTTTTTGAAAAGTTTGAGATTGATCTTTTAAAAAGTTTTCTTCTTATATTTGGAACTGCATTCATTATATTTTACCTTACAAGACGAAGAACTAACACAATCTTAAAAAAGATCAGCTTCATCAAACAACTTACAAATAAAATTAAAAATAAAGATTTTACGAGATTGCATGAGATTCCGCTTGCAAAAAATGACAACTCACTATGGGAACTACAAAATAACATTATTACTATGGGGCTGGAACTTGAAAAGAGCTATAACTTTCTCAAAGAAGAGAATAAAGAAAAAGATCAAAAACTTTTTGAACAATTCTATTATGACGCCCTTACGAAACTACCAAACAGAAACAAACTTTTTGAAGACCTGAAATTTGATCCGAGAAGTTTTATTGCACTTCTTGATATTAAAGACTTTAAGCAGATCAATGACGTTTTCGGTTTTGAGATTGGAAACTTGGTTTTAGAACAAGTGACAAAAACATCCCTTACAGAGATTACCGGGTACTACTATAATATTTACCGTATCGGCAGTGACAGATTCATTATTAAAAACAACGTTCTTATGGAGCAAGAGGATTTTATTGAATTTATTCAAAAAATTATGAACTCTATAGAAAATGATACTATCCATACAGATGATGACATAAGTGTTTCTATAGAGATGTACGCAGGTATCTGTTTTGATAAAGAGAGTAAACTTGCAAAAGCTGAAATGGCACTCACAAAAGCGAAACGTCAAAGCAAAGACTACGTAGTTTACAACGAAAACGATACGGAGAAAACACTCCATTCACAAAACCTCAATACGATCAATAAGATAAAAACTGCCGTTGAAAATGACAATATACTTGTCTATTTTCAAGGAATTGTTAATAAAAATGAAAAGATCAGAAAATATGAAGCGCTTGTAAGACTGCAAGACGGTGATACTGTTTTATCTCCGTATTTCTTCCTGGATATTGCCCAAAAAACAAAATACTATCCGAGTATTACAAAAGCTGTTATTACAAAAACATTTGAGCAGTTTGAAGATAAAGAGTTCCTATTTTCAATCAACTTAAGTGCAAGCGATATTCTAAACGAAGAAACAAACAGATTTATTAAACAGCAGCTAAGAGATTCTCATCATGCAAACAATGCCGTCTTTGAGATTTTAGAATCTGAAGAGATCTATAACCTTCAAGATGTACAAAATTTCCTTCAGGAGATAAAACACTTAGGTGCAAAAATCGCCATTGATGACTTTGGAACAGGATATTCAAACTTTTCTCATCTTCTAAACATTGAACCCGATTTCCTGAAAATTGACGGCTCGCTTATCAAAAATATCGATACAGATCTTAGAGCACAACAAGTTGTAAAATCGATCATCACTTTTGCTAAAGAATCAGATATTAAAACAATTGCAGAATTTGTACATTCTCAAGATGTATTTGAAGTTTGTAAAGAGTTAGGTATAGATGAATTTCAGGGGTATCTGTTCTCTGAACCCTCACCCACTATTTAA
- the tgt gene encoding tRNA guanosine(34) transglycosylase Tgt: MEFTLEAKSGKARAATIKTAHSTIKTPVFMPVGTVGSVKSLDVHDVLDMLGAEIILANTYHMYLRPGDETVKKMGKLHGFTKYPKSFLTDSGGFQAFSLSDMSKPKEDGIEFRSHIDGSKHFFTPKKVIDIQLNLGSDIMMILDDLVALPATQERIALSIERTTKWAEESIEYFRGKQAEGVGVDQNIFAIIQGGTDKAFRTKSAQELCALPYDGFAIGGLSVGEANQDMYDTVEHTTQYMPEDKPRYLMGVGTPEDLIENIERGIDMFDCVMPTRNARNGTLFTSFGKLNIKGAKYKEDEAPIDPECNCITCKTYSRAYINHLFRSREISYFRLATIHNLHYYLNLMKECREAILEDRFAEFKADFYQKRQ; encoded by the coding sequence ATGGAATTTACCCTCGAAGCAAAAAGTGGCAAAGCTCGTGCTGCTACTATAAAAACTGCACACTCTACGATCAAAACACCTGTATTTATGCCGGTTGGAACAGTTGGAAGTGTTAAGTCTCTTGACGTACACGATGTTTTAGATATGTTGGGAGCTGAAATCATCCTTGCGAACACTTACCATATGTACCTGCGCCCCGGTGATGAAACAGTTAAAAAGATGGGAAAACTCCACGGTTTTACAAAGTACCCAAAAAGCTTTTTAACAGACAGCGGCGGTTTCCAGGCATTCTCACTAAGTGATATGTCTAAACCGAAAGAGGACGGTATTGAATTCCGTTCACACATCGATGGAAGCAAACACTTCTTTACACCGAAAAAAGTTATCGACATCCAGTTAAATCTCGGCTCAGACATTATGATGATCTTAGATGATTTAGTTGCACTTCCAGCTACGCAAGAGCGTATCGCTTTAAGTATCGAGCGTACTACAAAATGGGCGGAGGAATCGATCGAGTATTTCCGCGGGAAACAAGCTGAGGGTGTCGGCGTTGATCAAAACATCTTTGCGATCATCCAAGGGGGAACTGACAAAGCATTCCGTACGAAAAGTGCTCAGGAATTATGTGCCCTTCCTTATGACGGTTTTGCGATCGGCGGTCTTTCAGTCGGTGAAGCAAACCAAGATATGTATGATACTGTAGAACACACAACTCAGTATATGCCGGAAGACAAACCGCGTTACCTTATGGGTGTAGGGACTCCTGAAGACCTGATCGAAAACATCGAGCGCGGGATCGATATGTTTGACTGTGTAATGCCGACAAGAAATGCAAGAAACGGTACTCTTTTTACATCATTCGGTAAGCTAAACATCAAAGGTGCAAAATATAAAGAGGATGAAGCTCCAATCGATCCGGAATGTAACTGTATAACTTGTAAGACATACTCACGTGCATACATTAACCACCTATTCCGCTCACGTGAAATCAGTTACTTTAGATTGGCGACAATCCACAACCTTCACTACTACTTGAATCTTATGAAAGAGTGCCGTGAAGCGATATTAGAAGATAGATTTGCAGAGTTTAAAGCAGATTTTTATCAAAAAAGACAATAA